In Numida meleagris isolate 19003 breed g44 Domestic line chromosome 11, NumMel1.0, whole genome shotgun sequence, the genomic window TGCTATAACTATATCACTGCCCTCAGAGCTCCTCCAAGCCTTGTTAATTATTCTTCCAGAACTGGCAGAAACTTGAACTCTGACCAGACATACCCACAGCACTTGCGGGAGCGCAATCCACTAGAGAAATCAAAGTTGTATATTTgctcttttacagaaaaaaaatgtctgcagcTCAGTACATATTAGGCATTTGTATTCTGAGACTAATATGACCCTGGAAGGACGTATAGGGTCCAACAGTATacatgcttttttaattatttaaaggaTAGCTTGTATTTATTAGATTGaaaaattcttagctacaagAGTTGAAATAAGAGGATATCCTTACAAAGGTGTTGAACTACATATGTCTGCAATTATATTGTAATTAGTTTTAAACTAGATTATGTAAATATAAACTGACAGAACAagttagcagaaaaaaaacaaatagcatACTTAGCTGAATGACATTTAAATCAAAACTAACAGAAGCTGTGAGACAAAAAGGGAATGAATGGCACATAACAGTCTTCTCCAGAGTTCTGTGACCTGGGCCACGATGCCCACGCTTCCTTCCCAAAAACAGCTCTCCTGTTTTGGATCACATTTTTTCgctttgcagctctgcctggcagcCTGCGGCAGTCGTGGCAGCagaatcagcagcagcacaccacGTTAGCCCATTAACACTGAGCATTAGGACATGGACATTGCTTTATCATCAACCATGATATATTGGAAGGAGAAGATTCCCTTCTTTCAGGCTAGATGTgaagagaaatttcttctcagaaggagtggtaatgcgctggcacaggctgcctgggaagtggtggagtcaccgtccctggaggcgttcaagaaccgaggagatgtggcactgagggatgtggtcagcaGGCATGGTGGTGGGTCAgcagttggattagatgatcttagattCTATGAGTAACTCCAAAACCTACCAATAAGAAGCCACTGGAAAAGCCCGCTCCGAGACCCTCTGagatgcagcagcactgcagctgagcCCACACCTGGCTGCTGGGCGATGTTGGTGGGAGAGCTGTTAAACAAGAGAGCTCTGAGGGCATGGATCTGCCCACCGAGATGAAGTGTTTCTTCCGTCAGTTCAGCAGCTCCGGAGGAAGATGTTGCAGACATACTGTATAAAAAGTGAAGTTAAAGCCTCAAGTGCTGCCTTGGGCACatgaaatgtaattatttaacTAGTACAAAGGTAACGGCAAAATGACAGCGAGGCCCACCCGAGCGTGAAGCCCCCACTCGACCCCGGCCCATCTCCCCACAGCGCCCGCGCGCAGCCGGACCCTCTGAGAGCGGCGCACACGGAAGCGCGAAGACGGCCCCTGAAAATATGAACCCACTCGGCGGTGACAGGCACCCGCACCACCCAATCGGCAGCGGGAGCGCCGCCACGCGGACCAATGGCGCGGAGGGGCGGGGCGAGGAGGCCGCGCGCCGGGAGCCTTGGTAACGCGCGGGCCGCGTGTGGCGGGTGAACGTGCGGGAGAGGGGTGGCTCGCCATGAAGATCGAGGAGGTGAAAAGCACTTCAAAAACCCAGCGCATCGCCGCCCACAGCCATGTcaaggggctggggctggacgAGAGTGGCACCGCCAAGCCGGCGGGGGCCGGGCTGGTGGGACAGGAGAACGCGCGGGAGGTGAGTGAGGGCCCGGCCTGGCGCTGCCGCGGGCTGACGAGGAGCCTTGGGGCCAGGCCCGGGCCGTGAGTTCGCCGTTACCTCCTCTCTGTAATTCTCGGTAGCGAGCGCAAGGctttgcctctgctgctgccgCCTGAGGCGGTGGGACGGTCCCCGCCGCTGTGACTTCCCTCGTTAGCTGCCGAGCTGCCTCCGGGCCGGCGGTGTACTTATGGAGGTACCACGGGCAGCGAAACCCTCCGACTTCAGCGATCTGCTCCTGGGGGCTTGGGGCTGCTGTCTCATGCCCGGCTCCGGCCCTGGGCCGGTGCTGGagctcttctgtgtttctgaaaggcagaaattccttgctctgtttttaagCCCTGATACCTGCGTGCAGCTCTGGGACGAGAAAGGACTCTGTGCTCTTTGGTTTGAGTTCTGTTGTCCCATGTctgtctgatttattttttaacgtGTCAGATATAATGATTgtaagaagtgatttttttttttcttcttccctcacTTTTCCTATGCATAAATTTGAAATCCACTTTATTTTTAGTGCCTCAGAAGATCAGTAGTTCTAAACGCATCTAGTATTACtggaattaaatatattttaacaataCTCTTGTTAATGGTGCAAACATTTATCCTGTAGGCCTGTGGGGTTATAGTAGAATTAATCAAAAGCAAGAAGatggctggcagagctgtgctgttggCAGGACCTCCTGGAACTGGCAAGGTATCccgatattttatttttctttatttttgtaagaaataaaGTCCTCTGAAATCCAGCTTAATTGAATGTGCTGTCGCAACCATTTTAGAATAGTGGTTACGTGTTGTCTTCATCTACcgttgtttctttttttttttccattaaggCGTTGACACGGTGTCCTGCtttatgtttaatttttgcCATGTCATTAACATTGACAGCATGCTCTGGTTTGTGCAGGCATCATTAGTGTGAAAGCGCCTCGTGTAGGTTGCCAAACACATAGGTAATGTGGTTTCTGAAGAAGAGTCTTAGAAgttaattttatattaaaagcctaaatagttttttcttttggttgttTTCCCCTTGCTGTTTCATTTGTATAAGATGTTAAATTCAAATGTCTGATATTGTTCCTTTACAGTGTTTATAAGTCTTTGGTAGAAGTCACCTAATGCGTGTCTAATTTGTTTTGGTGGGAGAGGTTTGTTATACATAAGAGATGTCAGAGCAGTTATAATACACGAGTGGTAGCTGATAGATTGAAGGTGATATGATGAGGAAAGTTAACTTTGTGCAGAAGGAATcctcatgaaaatgaaatgcctattttttttaattttttttccattttttaagaCTGCTTTGGCTTTAGCTATTGCCCAGGAACTTGGCAGTAAAGTTCCCTTTTGTCCTATGGTTGGGAGTGAGGTCTATTCTACTGaaatcaagaaaacagaagttctaATGGAAAACTTCAGACGAGCAATTGGtaagtttcagaaaaacagaaaattaagtatttacacaatgctttgtttttttccactaatctgaaaaagaaaaaaatcttggtgGTCATGGTGGTTTCCAGATCGTGGTATGAACTTTTCTTCAATGCTGATCTTAATTTGGGGAATCTCTCCCACACTTGATGGAGTCAATAAGGTTTTCTGGATATAAATATTTGTGTCATAGTTATTTTTACTTACTCTGCTCCCCCAGAATCTCTTCACGTCCTCCAGGTTTCGTCTCCTGATGTCACCTGTGACTCCggaaatctgaaagaaaacttatttttagtTTCTTATATTAGCAGAAATACTTGTAGACATCAAaatgctctttcctttttttattttagtggtTTCACCCTACTGAGCAAGCAGCCTTGTTCAGGGACTCTCAAGTGGCAGTGTTAGCCTGGCTTAGTATTCCAGCAAGCATAGAGGAAGTTCCAtgccagcaaaataaataacttaATATCTTCCTCAATTCTAGATCGCTTTTACAAACTCAATGTAAATTGGGTAAATCTGCAATGCAAGCTCGCTAAATAGCTAAAATCTCTTTGACGATCTTTGCTGACAGCTGATAAATGCAGTTAAAGTGGCTGTTGTTTGTATAAGGATTGCCTAAAGATGACCTAACTGAAAAACCGAACATATTAACAGttaattttcctgctttctgtgcCATGTTTCCTCTCTGACTTCATCTGAGTATTTGGGGGTGGTGAAGAGGTCTCTCAGTTCTGCAACCAAATAAAAGTATTCCATTCATTTTTGTAAGAAAGCAACTTTCAGTAGTCTCTGGTCTAGTTACCGTGAATCTGGCAGGGCCTGGGGGAGGGAAGCCAGAGACTGAGTAGTCTACAATATTTCCTTGATGTGATGAAGTTCCCTGTCAGAGATTTGGAAACTTGAACCAACAGATGAAACTTCTGCCATCCCTGTTGTCATTTCTAGAGATAGCGGTATTTAAACTCTCGGGTTAACAGCCAGCTACATTGTTAGTTCCCTGCAATCCCTGAATGACAGTAGAGAGACACTTCTAAACAAATATTGGTGTTCATGAAAGATGGAacttcttttattcctttctgttGAATTCTATGTCACATTTTCGTAACACAACctttattgaatatttttatcagtgtaaaaaaagaaacaaatattttaaaggatccactgttttttttgtaatggaaCATTTTCCAGTCATGTTTAAATCTTGGTTAGGTTTTAGATCACCTGCCtggcaaataaataatttaaaagggTGCATGTTCtcaaaaaagattttatatGCACACTGCAGCGTCAGCTGTGGCtgagtgcaagaaaaaaaaaaaaatctcaggcaATCAGCACctaatttttgttgttattgtttggTATGAAACGGTACTTGCAGGTTGTCTATGCATCATCTGTTTCCCTGTACATTTTACTTTAAGGGGCTTTAGACAGCTCAAATTGTAAAAATGATTAGGGATGTTAAtatcagggtttttttgttcttggaaaCAGGAGAGACTGACTGGCTTGAACCCATCGTTGCATGAGGAAACAGGCAAATGAGAGTTTCCAGATTTTTAATGTTGGGAGTCATTTAATAACACACTTGATTTAGTCAAATGGCCAAGCATTGTTTAGAATATAGGAGGTAGTTTGTTATACgtaagaaacataaaaacatgGAGCGGGAAATGAGAAGATGGAATTGTACAGGCTAAAAAAGAACACTTCAGCTGAGAGGGATTAGTGCTCTATAGAACTCATTAGCAGCCTGCCAGGATGATGACAGTAGCTAACATTAAGTGTTTGGTTGCAGTAAAAAATAACTACTGGAATAGCCCCTTACATACAGGGAACCAATATGCTATTTATGTGTTTTAACTGCCAGTAAATCAAACAAGCATTACTTAAGTCCATAGTTTCTTCGAGCCAAAACTTGAAAtattctgcagtttctttcctATGCTCATGCTTCTGATTTGTAATTAGGAAATGTTGCTGTTTAAGTTAAAGGAATCCTTTAAGAGTTAAGCTGATGCATGCGgattgatttaaaaacaaaagataatcaacagaaaattcaaaacGTTGATTACTTTGTTTTAGATCTTGTTAAACTCTGAGCTGATTCAGCTTTGGTTTGTATTGTGGAACAGAATTTGAACTTGAGTCTGATTCTTTCCAGATGAAATGAAACTTGAAGGTGTGATTTAGGAGCATGCGGAACATGCCCCAAACATGAATGGCTTGCAGTTTGTGGGAGCAGGGTAGAACTTATGctgaaagtttaaaaacaaaacaaaagggaaaaagcaagcCTGCAGGTGTCCAGATCTTACCACAGAGAGTTTTACTGTACAGAATCCCATATTACTGAATGTTCCTTGCAGATGTAGTCTATGTGATGCAACCTTGTCTAGGTCAATTTTATTATTCAAAGGTTCGTTAATTGTTTTTATCTAATGTTTTGGCATacttgaaaaatgtttgaaaaatttTCTGGAATTAACTTTGTGTAGAACTTTCAGGTTATGCTAAAtaagagaaagcaaatatttcttacaGAGAAGTTACCACATTATCCCAAAAACCCACTATTGCTCACATTTCAAATCCCATCCTTAATTTGGGTCCAGTAGAGGGAGACAGACTCTTATTTGTCAGTCCTTTCTATTTCCCTATCAGCAGCTCAAGATTACTGGTGAAGTGTCTGAtctatttcaaagcaaaatgaaaagttaaGGAACAAGGAAAGTTTTATAAAGTCCTAATAGCTCAGACTgggcaggatgacttccttATATCCTGTTACAGCCCATTCATTATTTTTGGTATGGCATGTGTGTCTCATAAAATACTTTATAGAGTCTCCTCAGATGTGGGTTCTTTGAAATTCTCTGTAGTTAGAACGTCTGCATAATTGTGGTGGTGATGATAGTGGTTTTTCTTTGGGACAGTCTAAACATAAATCTCCTTGGCTCTGTATTATTTATCAGTTTAAAATGACTTCTAGTCCATTAGGATATTTTGGCTTAGAATGCTGTGGTGTTTTCTCAACtctctgaaaagcagtgaagtTACAATGTCACTGTCTCctattttgaaacaattttaagTTTGCTTTATAACAGGTTCTGTTAGACTTTGTCTAGCTCACCTCTCACCTATAACTTGAAAAATAGTATACAGTAagtttttctttagaatttaaagttttttttttatgaagttcCTTTGTTCCTCCTCTGTTCTGACTTGATAGGACTTTTCTGAAAGCATGAAAATTGTGTACAACTCGCAGTTGTACTCTTGTCACTGATCTTTAGTTTCAGAATTTTGATGAACTGTTTATCTTCAGTGTAAAGTTATAAATCAGGCAAATGCCCTCTGGGAGTGGAAGTAAAAGAGATAGGATACTGGTATTTGCTTGAAGAATGAATAAcacacagcaaaaagaaaatcatttcttaGAGCTTAATAAACTGCTTTTTGGATCAGAGCTTGGGCTGAGCTTTCCCTCTCATGACGTAGGTTGAATATTTACACCAAATGTTAAAGAAGAGAACTATAATTGATCTTTCAACTTTTGGCATTAAAGAATTCCAATTAAATGTAACAAACTCTAATAATATATTAAAGTCTGTTGGCGTTAATGTAGAAGGCTTCTGAGTGTTTATGGCCATAGATTTGTGTAATTAAGCTTCCAAACAATTTCCTCCAGGACTAAGGATTAAAGAGACCAAGGAGGTGTATGAAGGAGAAGTCACAGAACTAACTCCATGTGAGACTGAAAATCCAATGGGGGGCTACGGCAAAACAATCAGCCATGTAATCATAGGACTCAAAACTGCGAAGGGAACCAAACAGTTGAAGGTATGTATGGTAcaatttcagaatttccttAAAATTTCATATCTGCATCTTTTGCTTTTACCAGTTCTTGATCCTCATCTGGGTAgaataacagaagaaaactgctttgctAGACAACTTTATCTTACTCCTGAGCATGTATGTTTATCTGTTTGGTGTTCAGATTTTCTGGTTATCGCTCTTTTCTCCGACTAATTGAAACTCCATCACTCAGCAGTTCCTGTTACTTTTCTGTTTGACAACACACACTTGTGAGTGTTCAAGTTAAAAGAAAGACTTAACCAGCAGAAGATTCTGTTGCAGTTTTGCAGCAACGTTACAAGTGTCACAGGAAAACGGGCTTAGTGGGGAATCTGAGCTATGACCTGACAGGCTTGCAATGACTGCAGTTGTAACTTCACATTCACAATAGCAAACGTTCAAGAAGgcttattcttttttgtttttcctgatacTCAACTGAATTTTGGAGAATAGTTTTGGCGAATTTTGTCTGCTTCTACATGAATTGTTCTTTCTGCCACATTCCTTCTTTCTACGTGTGGAGATATGCCTTAGTGAATATGTGATAGAGAACTAGAATTGAGCTGGTATGTTGCCAGCTCAGCCCCagtttccctttgttttcttgtctctGTCCTTATTGTTTAATTTCCCTGTCAGTTAGAATATGAGAGCTGAAAGCTGTCTCTGTTGTTAAGTATCAGCTTGCATTTGTTcacactgaaaacaagaaaatgcagaggaaaaatgaataaatacgTACTATGAGAAACAATAGCATCTAACGTATTCCACATCCACTCTCCCTCACACAGCTTGACAGAGGATGCAGACTCAAGATCAAGTAGCATAATGCAGTGCAATAGTCAGGTTTTGGTAAAAGTTTTGCTAGAAAGCAAGTGAAGTACCACATCCTAAGTGTAAACATGTTGTCACATTACACAAAGGCATACTTTGTACCTGGTATCATTATGTTTTTGGCACTTAATGTCACTTTCTGCAGACAGATATTTTTGtgtaagaaaataagttttgtgCATCTTCTTTCAGATTTTACAATAGAGACTAAGTTGTACTCTACCACTACTCCAGGTGTCACAGCTTTATAAAATCCTAGAAGGTATTGCTGGGGGGAAGTTGCAGTTTAATTTTGCCTGATGGAAGCGTGCTTTAGTCTAAACTTCTTTTCAGTGATTACCATATTAATATGGAACTGTTGTGACCAGCTGGGATGTTTGTTTGTCTGCAGCTGGACCCAAGCATATTTGAAAGCTTGCAGAAGGAACGAGTGGAAACAGGCGATGTTATTTATATTGAAGCAAACAGTGGAGCTGTCAAGGTAAAATAaaagttctgcatttttatgCAGGTGGATGTGTTCTTGCAGGTCCTCCCTGCCTTTGTCAGAAAGCTCTCCCATTTGTTAAGCTTAATTGACATGAAATGGTCACGTGAAAGTTTTAAAAGAGCCCAGTGTTTTCCTTATCTggtaagaaaaatatctcttgCACTGAAAGAACATGGTCATCTGGTTCATGATTAAGGTCATCTGGCAAGGAAGCTATCACTGATGCTGCCtggttcagttttctttttgtaagatCAAGGCATCTTTaagggaaggggggaaaaaaaaccaagcaactTTAGTCATTTTCTGGCTGACATGTGCAGTgtatttaatctttcttttatcGCTCCGGTATTTTCTCCACAAGATATATACATGTAGGAGGGAATACTGCATTAGTTAGCATTCTTTTCATATCTGATTTGGAAAGTAGTGATACTTGCTGTTTAATGGATGACCATAATATTTTCTATCATATAATAAATCACCCACCTACAAAGGAGTCTTGAACAGTTCTCCTAATCTCTAGCTAATCGGCTGGATTTGTCCTTTAGCAAGAATTGCATACAGTTAAAAtaaagggagagaggagtggAATATTCTTACCACTAAAATATCAGGCACTTTTCAACAGGGTATTTTGAGCTTTGATCAGTAGATACACTATGCTTGTTGCTAAGCAGGGAGTGGGGTGTCTGAGCTGTCAGACTGAAGCTCGTCGGGGCTGGAGTTGTGGACCAAGCCCTTTATCAAGTTTGTCACTCATGGTTTTTGGCACCAAAACAAATCCTATACCtaagtttctcttcttttcctttcttcagaggCAAGGCAGGTGTGATACTTATGCTACGGAATTCGACCTTGAAGCTGAAGAGTACGTTCCTTTGCCAAAGGGTGATGTgcacaagaaaaaggaaattattcaGGATGTTACCCTGCATGACCTGGATGTGGCCAATGCTCGACCTCAGGTATCTTAACTACACAGATGAagtctttacagaaaaaatatcataCATAGTTGTGATGGTTTTTAGAATAATCAAGAAGATACAGAAAGCTTTGAGATGTTCTGAATCACCCTCAAAGACACTGCCATAGGAAAAACAGGAAGTATCTAGAAGGCCACTCTAACTCTGCTCTCTGCAAGGAGGTCCTGCTGCAGTGTGGGCTGCTCCTCTTGACCAGAGAAagaggtcatagaatcattaaggctggaaaagacctcttaaGATCAAATCCGACTttcaacccatcaccaccatgcccaataAATCCTGttcctaagtgccacatctacacattttttttaatatgtccagggacagtgactccacctcttccctgggcagcctgtgttcCAATTCTTGAcaactctttcagagaataagtttttcctaatatacaacatttaaaaaaataataataatgataaatttAAGCACTTTGCCCTGGGAAAACCTTCTGCTTGATCATGGTGTCTCCCCTGTCAGGTAAGATTACTCTTTTCTGTCCATAAGGAGAGATGTGAGGTAGCAGCAGCCAGATCTGCCTCATTTCATTTATTGAAAGTTGAGTACAgattaatttcttctgcttcataGTTATAGCTTTGTGGTTGTGAAATAGAAATTGCAAGTGCCATgataatttataaaattatagaatatcctgagttggaatggacccgtaaggatcaagtccaactcttggctccacaTAGGAtaacccaaaaatcagaccatgtgTCTGATCACTCAGTGTTTTTGACTTTGCTATGGATTCTCTTAATTTCCCTGCTTCCTTCAGAAATGTGTCATAACCTCTCATTGAACTTCCCTGTGGTTTTCAGTAGAGCTCTGAAGTCACTGCATGAAAAAGTTGAAAATAGGAGAACTGCCCCTTTCTGTATCGTAACATAAACCAAGGAAGGAGGAAGCTCCATCTGTGTCATAAACAAAAGCCACCGACAATGCAGTATTTGTGTTTAAAGGCTGGCACCCCTATGGTATGATATTACAAGCCCTTAACctactgcatttcaaaataaacatcCTTTTTCCAACAAAATCATTTACTTGATAAAATCAAGGAATTCTAAGGTGTTAAAACTCAGCATAATTGTTCCTATGTTGACAGGCTGAACAATTACAGTGCACACAAACAATCCTAAGACTCTATGTTCCCTGATGTTTTCAGTTCTTATGAGCTTCTCTATGCCAGTTTAAAAGAggatatctctttttttttttttttttttttttttttttttaaatactgtccAAATGAGCAAGGTTAAAGAAAGAGTGAGGAAATAGCTAATTAAACTGTTAGGCTTAGAATACCACTGTGGTAAAGCAACCTAACCTTTGACAGGTTATCAGCCACTGCTGACTAAAGTGTCAGTTTAACTGCAAGGAAGAACTGCTTTAACCAATTCccagttttttaaaattctcacgGTACGTGTTCACTGCAAGACTTAATACTTGCTGTAACTTTCTTCTAGGGTGGGCAAGACATCCTTTCTATGATGGGACAATTGATGAAGCCGAAGAAAACGGAAATTACTGGTATGAGCCCCGCATCATGTTTTCAGACCATCATAACCTATGTTTGCCAggcagaaaagcattaaaatcgGGTTATTAATGCAGTATCTGTAATGCTGAATGCCTACATAATGTTTGttcagaaatcatagaatcacggaatgaTGAtcacagatacaaagagcacagtaacactagTTGgtagagcacattctcagctacaaaacactctttttcaacacagtcaccatcaattagctctgcattttcaccagtgacggaacaagagcctgcatgccacgctcattttaaaaaaaaaaaaaaaaaagtctgcaccaGCACAGGAGACCCACTGTCacaactgctgaaatgcaccacccaccgcctcactgcactcacgtccactgtttggtctccataaatgcaaatgttggtgaatgccagtgggtgcgTTTTTGccacatagaggaattcagtgacacacgTTTGCTTCACgcacgcttccatgtcagacaccatttcctcagactgcccctctgctgccctatgtcacatggcaacaaaacgtaaGGGAATATTGCCAgaaaggttcaacctccacTGCCTTAGCACCAGCATctacctctgacatcatgggctgACATAATACAATAGGAgccattattttcagagcagccctcatattttcCTAGAGCCACAATAAGTTCCAAACTGACCtcccaaaaatgaaaaaatctgatCTACATTCTTATGTAAGTAGTGAAATACATTAGTTAAGTACGTTCTTATGTGAAGCAACCATTTCTGATGAGCAGATAAAAGGCTTCTAAACACTCCAGCCTCTGCTTGCTTTTGACTTCTGCCTTCGTCTTGATGCTGTAAGTGTGCTGTTGCTCTTCCTACCTGCAgatctctgaaggaaaaaaagatctacAGAAAGatctattctcttttttttttttctttgaaacaattACTTACTGAAACATCAATTATCTAAATTTAGATAAGTCGTCTTCAATTCCTAACTTGAATTGTGctcttttaaagtatttcttaCACCCCAGAGGTCGTTTTACTTATTCTGAAGTTAGGTTTATCTGTGTAACATCTTGCGTAGCTTTGAGATCCACATGTTGAAAGAATCTTTATACAAACCTATGTTGCTGAATTTCAGTAGgagtattttattctttctgtgatGTTCTTTTTACACATGCTTGGAAACTTGGTTAAACTTCacattttaaactgaagtttggctgacttatttttttttccttattcttccCCCAATATACTGTTTTACAAGCcaagagagagaacagaatgTCCCAGTTAAGGGCTGGAAGTTcagtttagaaatattttgacGTACAGATGTCTCCACAATCCAGGATTGAAATTTCAAATCTTAGTTAAGTCTTAAATTTCCACAGAATTTTAGCATTGCAGAGATTTATCCTGTGGCATTAAGAGACCAAAGCGTGAAAATTTCCAGGGGAATATGTTGATTGCTTTAAGTCTTCCATAGAAACCTACTGATCACTAGCAGGGTAACtaactgtttgttttggttCTCGTAGACAAACTTCgaggagaaataaataaggtggtaaataaatacattgatCAAGGCATTGCAGAGCTGGTCCCAGGTGTGCTGTTTGTAGATGAGGTTCACATGCTGGATATTGAATGTTTCACATACCTGCACCGAGCGTTGGAATCTTCTATTTCCCCCATTGTCATCTTTGCATCCAATCGAGGAAACTGTGTAATCAGGTATGTCTAAAGttgaatttttcagtttgcGTTATTTAGTAACCCATGGAGTGAGCTGTAACAGCAGTGTTACAATCTTTGAAAGCTTTTGTCTCTGATACTGACATCTGTAAAAACACCCTGCGTGGGTTGCAAGTAGCATCAGTGCTCAGGAACTGTTTGTGAGCTTCATCAAGAGAATGATGAAAGGGTGCACAggggtgacggagcactggaacaggctgcccaggggagttGTagtgtctccttctctggagatactcaagaccctCCTGGACGcttacctgtgcaacctggtctagggagcctgctttggcaggggagttggactagatgatctctagaggtcccttccaattctaaaTTCTAAGAGAAGTGCATTTAATGCAACACTGACTGAATAAAAGCAGATTAGAACTCCTTTTATTTCTACTGACACATCCctccttttctctgaaatgcattCCTTGAGTGTTCTCTTACAGTTGCCTCTCTCTTTAGATATCTCAACACAGCTCTTGTAGAGCCAGAAATGCAAACCTGTACTCCTGTAGTTTCCTCCTTCTGAATCAGTTTGCTGCTTGCTCTCCTTGTTGCATCAGGCTTAAAGTTCCCGTTCTTACTGCTGAAGCATATTACAGTTCACCCTCTCCCTGCTCGTCTTTCTTTCCTACTGTAGTGATCTAGATTTTTGTATCTCCAGCCTTGCCAACTTACTTCCTGTTTTCAGTCCCCACTCTTTCTACTTCAATATTTTGCACCCACACAATgtattctttgcattttctgtgttctctttcaaattcttcctcatgttcTACTCTTAATTTGTGGTCTAAATCTAAGTACTTGTAAACAAGATTTCTTTAGCAACGATTGCTACTCTTCAAATTG contains:
- the RUVBL1 gene encoding ruvB-like 1; its protein translation is MKIEEVKSTSKTQRIAAHSHVKGLGLDESGTAKPAGAGLVGQENAREACGVIVELIKSKKMAGRAVLLAGPPGTGKTALALAIAQELGSKVPFCPMVGSEVYSTEIKKTEVLMENFRRAIGLRIKETKEVYEGEVTELTPCETENPMGGYGKTISHVIIGLKTAKGTKQLKLDPSIFESLQKERVETGDVIYIEANSGAVKRQGRCDTYATEFDLEAEEYVPLPKGDVHKKKEIIQDVTLHDLDVANARPQGGQDILSMMGQLMKPKKTEITDKLRGEINKVVNKYIDQGIAELVPGVLFVDEVHMLDIECFTYLHRALESSISPIVIFASNRGNCVIRGTEDIVSPHGIPLDLLDRVMIIRTMLYTPQEMKQIIKLRAQTEGINISEEALNHLGEIGTKTTLRYAVQLLTPANLLAKINGKDSIEKEHIEEINELFYDAKSSAKILADQQEKYMK